The following coding sequences lie in one Lentilactobacillus sp. SPB1-3 genomic window:
- a CDS encoding UDP-N-acetylmuramoyl-tripeptide--D-alanyl-D-alanine ligase → MKMTIAEIAQAIDADTSLISKENLTKEITSVDFDSRNITEGGLFIPLLGEKDGHNYIESAAANGAGATLFAKDHENQLPVAIPALLVDDPLKSFQTLSKYYLQKINPRVIAVTGSNGKTTTKDMIAAVLSAEFNVVKTHDNFNNEIGVPYTLLQMESNTEFLVVELGMDRPMQLDFLSKLVEPDVALITMIGEAHIEFFKTRDKIADAKMEITHGLKEDGIFIYDGDEPLLRERAKDLSVRTMTFGSNTENDIYPTKIDGEKFETNFTTNLWPDMEMTIPLIGDYNVNNALMAILVGKIFRIHEKLISEQLKHVQLTKNRTEWLEGKLGEAILSDVYNSNPTAALEVLKTINETPVSGRRVIVLGDMLELGEQSLSMHASLAKNISLDKDNQIYLIGKDIQALADELRPQYDNTRLHIYQKDQLDKLAADLIVDMQPNDTVLLKASHGIHLEQVVAKLVK, encoded by the coding sequence ATGAAAATGACAATTGCAGAGATCGCTCAGGCAATCGATGCTGATACCTCATTGATTTCCAAAGAAAACTTAACTAAGGAAATTACTAGTGTTGATTTTGATAGTCGAAACATCACTGAAGGCGGGTTATTCATTCCATTATTGGGTGAAAAAGATGGCCATAATTACATTGAAAGTGCTGCAGCTAATGGAGCTGGCGCCACATTATTCGCCAAAGATCATGAAAATCAGCTTCCCGTGGCTATTCCAGCACTGCTGGTTGATGATCCCTTAAAATCATTTCAAACGCTAAGCAAGTATTATTTACAAAAAATCAATCCACGAGTGATTGCTGTCACTGGTAGTAATGGTAAAACCACGACCAAAGATATGATTGCAGCGGTTTTAAGTGCTGAATTTAACGTGGTTAAGACCCATGATAATTTTAATAATGAGATCGGAGTTCCATATACATTACTTCAAATGGAATCTAATACTGAATTTTTAGTGGTTGAGTTAGGCATGGATCGACCAATGCAATTAGATTTCTTAAGCAAGTTGGTTGAACCTGATGTCGCCTTGATCACAATGATCGGTGAAGCACATATCGAATTCTTTAAAACTCGGGATAAGATTGCCGATGCAAAGATGGAAATTACCCATGGGTTAAAGGAAGATGGTATTTTCATTTATGATGGAGATGAGCCATTACTTCGTGAACGGGCAAAGGATTTGTCTGTTAGAACCATGACCTTCGGTAGCAACACTGAAAATGATATTTATCCAACTAAAATCGATGGTGAAAAGTTTGAAACTAACTTCACTACTAATCTCTGGCCAGACATGGAGATGACGATTCCATTAATTGGTGACTATAACGTTAACAATGCGTTGATGGCCATTTTAGTAGGAAAAATTTTTAGAATTCATGAAAAATTGATTTCTGAACAATTAAAACATGTTCAATTAACAAAGAATCGTACTGAATGGCTTGAAGGTAAGCTGGGTGAGGCCATTTTGAGTGATGTTTATAACTCCAACCCTACAGCAGCTTTAGAGGTCTTAAAAACAATCAATGAGACGCCGGTTTCTGGTCGCCGAGTAATTGTGTTAGGTGATATGTTAGAGCTTGGAGAACAATCATTATCCATGCATGCTTCTTTAGCGAAAAATATTTCGCTGGATAAAGACAATCAAATTTATTTGATTGGAAAGGATATTCAAGCATTGGCAGATGAGCTTAGACCACAATACGATAACACGCGACTTCATATTTACCAGAAAGATCAGTTGGATAAGCTAGCAGCAGACTTAATTGTTGATATGCAGCCCAATGACACAGTTTTATTAAAAGCTAGCCATGGTATTCATTTGGAACAAGTTGTGGCTAAGTTAGTTAAGTGA
- a CDS encoding MFS transporter: MAKKFSWKQNLFVLWFGTFMAGIGFSEVMPFLSLYVDTMGHFTKGQLSLYSGLAFAASYFMTALVSPLWGKLADKTGRKLMLIRASAGLTVIFFLMGTATNVWQLIIYRLIQGVFSGYISNANALIATQVPKKQSGQALGTLVTGNVSGTLLGPLLGGTLASIFSYRLTFIITGFLFVIVFLVTTFLVHENFEPVQKEAMLTTRGVIKSLSNSQLVFGMFITTMIIQAANNSIAPILALYVREIMNNSPQATFFSGVVAAIPGIATLFAAPALGRVGDRIGSEKILMFGFCLAIIVYIPMAFVTNVWELIGLRFLIGISNASMLPAVQTILTKNTPAYVTGRIFSWNQSFQAMGNVAGPLIGSLVSSSFDYSGVFISTAFLVVINLGLVYINTKSLRKSM, encoded by the coding sequence TTGGCAAAAAAATTTTCATGGAAACAAAATCTATTCGTCCTTTGGTTTGGAACATTCATGGCTGGTATCGGCTTCTCTGAGGTTATGCCGTTTCTGTCTTTGTATGTTGACACTATGGGACATTTTACTAAGGGCCAACTAAGCTTATATAGTGGTTTGGCCTTTGCAGCAAGCTATTTTATGACGGCACTTGTGTCACCCTTATGGGGAAAATTAGCTGACAAAACTGGTCGAAAATTGATGTTGATCAGAGCTTCCGCCGGATTGACAGTAATTTTCTTCTTAATGGGTACGGCAACGAACGTCTGGCAATTAATTATTTACCGACTAATTCAAGGTGTCTTTTCTGGATACATCAGTAACGCCAACGCGTTAATTGCCACTCAAGTTCCTAAGAAACAATCTGGTCAAGCTTTAGGGACACTGGTAACTGGAAACGTTTCAGGAACACTGCTGGGACCACTACTTGGTGGTACCCTAGCTTCAATTTTTAGTTATCGGTTAACCTTTATCATCACTGGATTCTTATTTGTAATTGTTTTTCTAGTAACCACATTCTTAGTTCACGAGAACTTTGAACCAGTTCAAAAAGAAGCCATGCTTACCACACGAGGAGTTATCAAATCTCTTAGTAACTCACAGTTAGTTTTCGGTATGTTCATCACCACTATGATTATTCAAGCGGCGAACAACTCGATTGCACCAATTTTAGCATTATACGTGCGAGAAATCATGAATAACAGCCCGCAAGCAACCTTCTTCAGTGGAGTAGTTGCTGCCATTCCAGGAATTGCAACATTATTTGCTGCTCCCGCATTAGGTCGGGTTGGCGATCGAATCGGTTCTGAAAAGATATTGATGTTTGGATTCTGTCTTGCCATTATTGTTTACATCCCCATGGCATTTGTAACGAACGTCTGGGAATTGATTGGACTTAGATTCTTGATCGGTATCTCGAACGCATCGATGTTACCCGCTGTTCAAACGATTTTAACGAAAAATACCCCTGCCTACGTAACTGGAAGGATATTTAGTTGGAATCAATCATTTCAGGCAATGGGTAACGTTGCTGGTCCTTTAATTGGGTCATTAGTCTCATCATCGTTCGACTACTCAGGAGTTTTCATTTCCACAGCATTCCTAGTAGTTATCAACTTAGGATTAGTTTATATCAACACTAAATCACTAAGAAAATCTATGTAA
- a CDS encoding low molecular weight protein-tyrosine-phosphatase, with amino-acid sequence MNILFVCLGNICRSQMAETMFKQLIQHDDLQEQINVQSAGTSSYEEGNSPHPGAIAELAKHHLSMDGQISRPITQSDFEWADLIIGMDNQNILDLTKIAPKNAVSKIHLCLNILNNSNQEIADPWYDHRFDRTYNQLAESLPKWLKYIKSDMLN; translated from the coding sequence ATGAATATTCTTTTCGTTTGTCTAGGCAATATTTGCCGCTCACAAATGGCAGAAACGATGTTTAAACAATTAATTCAACATGATGATCTACAGGAACAAATCAATGTTCAATCAGCTGGTACTAGTAGTTATGAAGAAGGAAATTCCCCTCATCCAGGTGCGATTGCGGAATTAGCAAAACATCATTTATCAATGGATGGTCAAATCAGTCGGCCAATCACGCAGTCAGACTTTGAGTGGGCCGATTTAATTATCGGAATGGATAACCAAAACATCCTAGATTTAACTAAAATTGCACCGAAAAATGCGGTTAGCAAAATTCACCTTTGTCTAAACATCTTAAATAATTCGAATCAGGAAATAGCCGATCCTTGGTATGATCATCGCTTTGATAGAACTTATAATCAATTAGCTGAATCTTTACCAAAATGGCTAAAATATATTAAGAGCGATATGCTTAATTAA
- a CDS encoding type B 50S ribosomal protein L31, giving the protein MKQGIHPDYHNVVFQDSSTGFKFMAGSTKNSDETIEWEDGNTYPLIRVEISSDSHPFYTGKQKFTQADGAVDRFNKKYGLSSNN; this is encoded by the coding sequence ATGAAACAAGGAATTCATCCAGATTACCATAATGTTGTATTTCAAGATTCAAGTACTGGTTTTAAGTTTATGGCAGGTTCTACTAAGAACTCTGACGAAACTATTGAATGGGAAGATGGCAACACTTATCCATTGATTCGTGTTGAAATTTCATCTGACTCACATCCTTTCTACACAGGTAAGCAAAAGTTTACCCAAGCAGATGGTGCTGTGGACCGATTCAACAAAAAGTACGGTCTTTCTTCAAACAACTAA
- the acpS gene encoding holo-ACP synthase, with protein MIAGIGIDITEIERIKMAVKKNPNFLNRTLTTEEIAALDDLSDKRQLEFIAGRFSAKESYSKAMGSGLGATVSLLDLTILNNDLGKPVIVEHPFDGRAHLSISHTDTLVMTEVILEKGTD; from the coding sequence ATGATTGCTGGAATTGGAATCGATATAACTGAAATTGAACGAATTAAAATGGCGGTGAAAAAGAATCCTAATTTTTTGAACCGCACTTTAACAACCGAAGAGATTGCAGCACTGGATGACCTCTCTGATAAACGCCAATTGGAGTTTATTGCCGGTAGATTTTCTGCCAAGGAATCTTATTCAAAAGCAATGGGGTCAGGATTAGGTGCGACTGTGTCACTGCTTGATTTAACGATTTTGAATAATGACTTGGGCAAACCGGTCATTGTCGAGCATCCTTTTGATGGTCGGGCACACCTATCGATTTCTCATACTGATACCTTAGTAATGACGGAAGTAATTTTAGAAAAGGGGACAGATTAA
- a CDS encoding DEAD/DEAH box helicase yields the protein MKFSELGLSDSILSAISKSGFEEATPIQAETIPMVLEGKDVIGQAQTGTGKTAAFGLPILQKVDLQGKDIQALVISPTRELAIQTQEELYRLGKDEGAKVQAVYGGADIRRQINNLKNHPQIVVGTPGRILDHINRRTLKLENLKYLVLDEADEMLNMGFLEDIESIIKKTPEARQTLLFSATMPPEIKRVGVQFMKDPHHVKIKAKELTTDLIDQYYVRVKEYEKFDTMTRFFDVQAPEVTIVFGRTKRRVDEVSKGLEARGYKAAGLHGDLTQSRRTQIMNEFKQGKIDILVATDVAARGIDISGVTHVYNYDIPSDPDSYVHRVGRTGRAGQHGVSITFATPNEMDYLREIEKLTKVRMLPLKPPTEEEAFAGQLNAAESQVGELINKTNTDKYADMANKLIDEYEATDLVAALLNEVTRDDVKVKITPERPLSRGGRSRRNGGGRSRNRNDSRGGHRGNGGGGRGGNRGGGRGGYNRSSDRDRNKKSSGGRRDGGKREGGHGSDRKKNFTIKNG from the coding sequence TTGAAGTTTAGTGAATTAGGATTGTCAGATAGCATTTTATCTGCTATCTCAAAGAGCGGGTTTGAAGAAGCAACCCCAATCCAAGCCGAAACCATCCCAATGGTATTAGAAGGTAAGGATGTAATTGGTCAGGCCCAAACAGGAACTGGAAAAACAGCAGCCTTTGGTCTACCTATCTTGCAAAAAGTTGATTTGCAAGGTAAAGATATTCAAGCGTTAGTGATTTCACCAACCAGAGAGTTGGCAATCCAAACCCAAGAAGAATTATACCGATTGGGTAAAGACGAGGGTGCTAAAGTACAAGCCGTTTATGGTGGTGCTGACATTCGTCGTCAAATCAATAACTTAAAGAATCATCCACAAATCGTGGTGGGAACACCAGGACGGATTTTAGATCATATTAATCGTCGAACTTTAAAACTTGAAAACTTGAAGTACTTAGTTCTTGATGAAGCTGATGAAATGCTAAACATGGGATTCTTGGAAGATATTGAATCAATTATCAAGAAGACTCCTGAAGCAAGACAAACATTGCTGTTCTCAGCAACTATGCCACCTGAAATCAAGCGGGTCGGAGTTCAATTCATGAAGGATCCTCATCATGTTAAGATCAAGGCTAAGGAATTAACCACTGACTTAATTGATCAATACTATGTTCGAGTTAAGGAATACGAAAAATTCGATACAATGACTCGATTCTTCGATGTGCAAGCACCTGAAGTTACCATCGTATTTGGTCGTACTAAGCGTCGAGTTGACGAAGTATCTAAGGGACTTGAAGCTCGTGGCTATAAAGCTGCTGGCCTTCATGGTGACCTTACTCAAAGTCGTCGTACTCAAATCATGAATGAATTCAAACAAGGTAAGATCGATATTTTAGTTGCAACTGACGTTGCTGCTCGTGGAATTGATATTTCTGGAGTAACCCATGTTTACAACTATGATATTCCTTCTGATCCAGATAGTTATGTTCACCGAGTTGGTAGAACTGGTCGTGCCGGTCAACACGGTGTGTCAATTACATTCGCAACACCAAACGAAATGGATTACTTACGAGAAATCGAAAAGTTAACCAAAGTGAGAATGTTGCCTTTGAAGCCACCAACAGAAGAAGAAGCATTTGCTGGTCAATTAAATGCTGCTGAATCTCAAGTTGGCGAATTGATCAACAAGACTAACACAGATAAGTATGCTGACATGGCTAACAAGCTTATTGATGAATACGAAGCTACTGACTTAGTTGCCGCATTGTTAAACGAAGTTACTCGTGACGATGTGAAAGTTAAGATTACTCCTGAACGTCCATTATCAAGAGGTGGTCGTTCTAGAAGAAATGGTGGCGGTCGTTCTAGAAATAGAAATGACTCACGTGGTGGTCATCGTGGTAACGGTGGCGGCGGTCGCGGTGGAAACCGTGGTGGCGGTCGTGGCGGTTACAACCGTTCTTCAGATCGAGATCGTAACAAGAAGAGTAGCGGTGGTCGTCGTGATGGCGGCAAGCGTGAAGGCGGTCACGGTTCAGATAGAAAAAAGAACTTCACAATTAAAAACGGTTAA
- a CDS encoding class A sortase has product MSIGLGVSNQSLALAAGTMRPDQKMGSGNYPLAGHHMLDHNILFGPLYYRAKVGQMVYLTDMNYVYKYVIYQKKFISAYNISVIKQTKKPIVTLITCDKTGANRLMVRGKYQGRELIKDTYSNLRQSITKPKFN; this is encoded by the coding sequence TTGTCAATTGGATTGGGAGTTTCAAACCAGTCCCTGGCATTAGCTGCAGGTACGATGAGGCCTGATCAAAAAATGGGTTCAGGTAATTATCCTTTGGCGGGGCACCACATGTTAGATCATAATATATTATTCGGACCGCTTTATTACCGTGCTAAGGTTGGTCAGATGGTTTATTTAACGGACATGAACTACGTTTATAAATATGTGATTTATCAGAAAAAATTCATTTCTGCTTACAATATTTCTGTTATTAAACAAACAAAAAAGCCGATTGTTACCCTGATTACTTGTGATAAAACAGGGGCAAATCGACTTATGGTTCGTGGAAAGTATCAAGGACGTGAACTGATTAAGGACACATACAGTAACTTGAGACAATCCATCACGAAACCGAAATTTAATTAA
- a CDS encoding UDP-N-acetylglucosamine 1-carboxyvinyltransferase, with translation MSKLIINGGKKLAGEITIGGAKNSTVALIPAAILADTPVSFDSVPDILDVHNLMVILESMNVSSDFHDDVLNIDPTNIVEAPLPSKAIKSLRASYYFMGALLGRFHRATVSFPGGDNIGPRPIDQHIKAFKALGANVTEENGTVTITTGEEGLHGAQIFLDVVSVGATINAILAAVKAKGTTVLGNVAKEPEIIDIATFLNNMGANIRGAGTDVIRIEGVDSLVAKNTHTIIPDRIEAGTYLSLAAAMGDGITVTNVIPEHLESFVAKLEELGVNLQVDEDSIFVGPSDSLQPIQVKTMPYPGFATDLQQPLTPLLFKANGRSVIIDTIYPKRVKHISELVKLGGHIKSEDIEEGIIAVDTSNDLHGTTVSAGEIRAGASLLITGLMADGTTEILDADNILRGYGSIVKKLTAVGADLKLVSD, from the coding sequence ATGAGTAAATTAATTATAAATGGGGGAAAGAAGTTAGCCGGTGAAATTACTATTGGTGGTGCTAAGAATAGCACGGTGGCATTGATTCCTGCTGCTATTCTTGCCGATACACCGGTGAGCTTTGATTCAGTTCCAGATATCCTAGACGTTCATAATCTGATGGTTATCTTGGAATCGATGAATGTGTCCTCCGATTTTCATGATGATGTGTTAAACATTGATCCAACAAACATTGTTGAAGCACCATTACCAAGTAAAGCCATTAAGAGTTTACGTGCATCGTATTACTTTATGGGAGCATTACTTGGTAGATTTCATCGGGCAACCGTAAGTTTCCCCGGTGGTGATAATATTGGTCCTCGACCAATCGATCAACATATTAAAGCATTTAAGGCCCTTGGGGCAAACGTTACTGAAGAAAATGGAACTGTTACTATCACAACTGGTGAAGAAGGTCTTCACGGAGCACAAATATTCTTGGATGTCGTATCAGTTGGGGCAACAATCAACGCAATTTTAGCAGCGGTTAAAGCAAAAGGAACCACTGTTCTTGGAAACGTTGCTAAAGAGCCAGAAATAATTGATATTGCCACATTCTTGAATAATATGGGTGCCAACATTCGTGGAGCCGGAACTGACGTAATCAGAATCGAAGGGGTTGACTCTTTAGTAGCCAAAAATACCCATACGATAATTCCCGACCGGATTGAAGCTGGTACATATCTATCACTTGCGGCAGCTATGGGTGATGGAATTACAGTTACTAATGTCATTCCGGAACATTTGGAGTCGTTTGTGGCCAAACTTGAAGAGTTAGGTGTAAATCTTCAGGTAGATGAGGATAGTATCTTCGTTGGACCATCTGATTCACTACAACCAATTCAGGTTAAGACAATGCCTTATCCTGGATTCGCAACTGATTTGCAGCAACCACTAACACCATTACTTTTTAAGGCAAATGGTCGTAGTGTGATTATTGACACGATTTATCCAAAACGGGTCAAACACATTTCTGAATTAGTTAAGCTTGGCGGCCACATTAAGTCTGAGGATATTGAAGAAGGAATCATTGCAGTTGATACTTCTAATGACCTCCACGGAACTACAGTTTCTGCTGGTGAAATCCGTGCCGGTGCCTCATTATTGATCACTGGGCTAATGGCTGACGGTACCACTGAAATTTTGGATGCTGATAATATTCTTAGAGGTTATGGCAGTATAGTTAAAAAATTAACTGCTGTTGGTGCTGATTTGAAATTGGTCAGTGATTAA